The following nucleotide sequence is from Streptomyces sp. HUAS CB01.
CCCACTCGTCCAGGGCGCAGTCCGGTTCGTCGTGCGAACACGCGCGAGGGCACTGCTCCGTGCCGGGCTCCAGATCGGGGAAGGCGTGGATGACGCGGGACGGGTCGACGTGGTGCAGCCCGAAGGACCGCACGCCCGGGGTGTCGATCACCCAGCCGCCCGCGCCCGCGAGCGGCAGGGCGAGGGCGGACGTCGTGGTGTGCCGGCCGCGGCCCGTGACGGCGTTCACGTGACCGGTCGAGCGCCGCCTCTCCTCCGGCACCAGCGCGTTGACCAGCGTGGTCTTCCCGACTCCCGAGTGGCCGACGAACGCGGTGATCCGGCCGTCGAGGTGCTCGCGCACCACGTTCGCCGCCTCGCCGGCGTACAGCTCCTCGCGCGAGGTCACGACGTACGGGATGTCCAGCGCGCCGTACAGGTCCAGCAGAGTCGACGCCGGTGCCAGGTCCGACTTGGTCAGCACCAGCAGCGGCTCCAGGCCGCCGTCGAAGGCGGCGACCAGACAGCGGTCGATCAGCCGGGGGCGGGGCTCGGGGTCGGCGAGGGCCGTCACGATCGCCAGCTGGTCGGCGTTGGCGACGACCACCCGCTCGTACGGATCGTCGTCGTCGGCGGTCCGCCGCAGCACGGAGGCGCGCTCCTCGATGCGCACGATGCGCGCGAGCGTGTCCTTCCGGCCGGACAGATCGCCCACCAGACTCACCCGGTCGCCGACGACGGCCGCCTTGCGGCCCAGCTCCCGGGCCTTCATCGCCATGACCGTGCGGTCGTCGACGAGGCAGGTG
It contains:
- the rsgA gene encoding ribosome small subunit-dependent GTPase A; the encoded protein is MRRYGKHTDEDDVRVRPNRKGNRPRTSIRPKHEDAAEGMVLTVDRGRLTCLVDDRTVMAMKARELGRKAAVVGDRVSLVGDLSGRKDTLARIVRIEERASVLRRTADDDDPYERVVVANADQLAIVTALADPEPRPRLIDRCLVAAFDGGLEPLLVLTKSDLAPASTLLDLYGALDIPYVVTSREELYAGEAANVVREHLDGRITAFVGHSGVGKTTLVNALVPEERRRSTGHVNAVTGRGRHTTTSALALPLAGAGGWVIDTPGVRSFGLHHVDPSRVIHAFPDLEPGTEQCPRACSHDEPDCALDEWVAQGHADPARLYSLRRLLATRERREGD